One region of Populus trichocarpa isolate Nisqually-1 chromosome 4, P.trichocarpa_v4.1, whole genome shotgun sequence genomic DNA includes:
- the LOC18097516 gene encoding probable LRR receptor-like serine/threonine-protein kinase At1g07650 isoform X5, translating to MPVIVASAIVLFFLVMGIICWKFYFQDKYKRERGTLKSTIWALINGHRNALTVASGGGVCAPKPELQDDLMGLDLKTGSFTLRQLGAATNNFDSANKIGEGGFGSVYKGELSDGTVIAVKQLSPKSRQGNREFVNEIGMISGLKHPNLVKLYGCCIEGDQLLLVYEYMENNSLARALFGAETCALMLDWPTRFKICVGIARGLAFLHEGSVIRIVHRDIKGTNVLLDKDLNAKISDFGLAKLSEAENTHISTRVAGTIGYMAPEYALWGYLTDKADVYSFGVVALEIVSGRSNSSYNPTNESVCLLDWAFVLQKRGNLMALVDPKLRSEFNKEEAEKMMKVALLCANASPSLRPSMPAVVSMLEGQTSIQEVISDPSIYGDGSQFKHLKYDHFQQVSDQSCSTQDHVFSSDKTWNVSTSTSAPDLYPPSPESMY from the exons ATGCCCGTAATTGTCGCTTCAGCTATAGtcctttttttcttggtaaTGGGTATCATTTGTTGGAAATTCTATTTTCAAGACAAGTACAAGAGAGAACGAGGTACATTGAAATCAACAATTTGGGCTCTGATTAATGGACACCGCAACGCCTTGACGGTGGCTAGTGGAGGAGGAGTGTGCGCTCCAAAACCAGAACTACAAGATG ATCTCATGGGGCTTGATCTGAAAACTGGTTCGTTCACTCTGAGGCAGCTAGGAGCTGCCACAAACAATTTTGATTCTGCAAACAAGATTGGAGAGGGTGGTTTTGGGTCCGTGTACAAG GGTGAGTTATCAGACGGGACTGTTATTGCTGTTAAGCAGCTATCTCCTAAATCCAGGCAAGGAAACCGTGAATTTGTGAATGAAATAGGCATGATATCTGGTTTAAAGCATCCCAATCTTGTAAAGCTTTATGGATGCTGCATTGAAGGAGACCAGTTGCTGCTTGTATACGAGTACATGGAAAACAATTCCCTTGCTCGCGCACTGTTTG GTGCAGAAACATGTGCTCTTATGTTGGATTGGCCAACAAGATTTAAGATATGTGTTGGGATAGCCAGAGGCTTGGCGTTTCTCCATGAAGGATCAGTAATCAGGATTGTTCACCGAGACATCAAAGGTACAAATGTGTTGCTGGACAAGGATCTAAACGCCAAGATATCAGACTTTGGACTAGCTAAGCTCAGTGAAGCGGAGAACACTCACATTAGCACTCGAGTTGCTGGAACTAT AGGATACATGGCTCCAGAATATGCACTGTGGGGTTATTTAACAGACAAGGCAGATGTTTACAGTTTTGGGGTTGTTGCTTTAGAAATTGTCAGTGGAAGAAGCAATTCAAGTTACAATCCAACAAACGAAAGCGTTTGTCTTCTTGACTGG GCATTTGTGTTGCAAAAAAGAGGGAATTTAATGGCGCTGGTGGACCCAAAGCTGCGGTCTGAATTCAACAAGGAAGAGGCTGAAAAGATGATGAAGGTGGCTCTCTTATGCGCCAATGCATCTCCATCTCTAAGGCCTTCAATGCCAGCAGTGGTGAGTATGCTTGAAGGACAGACCAGCATCCAGGAAGTGATCTCAGATCCTAGCATATACGGTGATGGTTCTCAATTTAAACACCTCAAATATGACCACTTTCAACAGGTTTCAGACCAGAGCTGCAGCACCCAAGACCACGTTTTTTCATCTGATAAAACATGGAATGTATCCACCTCCACGTCTGCCCCTGATCTTTACCCACCCAGCCCTGAGTCCATGTATTGA
- the LOC18097516 gene encoding probable LRR receptor-like serine/threonine-protein kinase At1g07650 isoform X1, translating to MAVTVSFLSSTVTLLAPNESRPEEESGTGSKITVMPVIVASAIVLFFLVMGIICWKFYFQDKYKRERGTLKSTIWALINGHRNALTVASGGGVCAPKPELQDDLMGLDLKTGSFTLRQLGAATNNFDSANKIGEGGFGSVYKGELSDGTVIAVKQLSPKSRQGNREFVNEIGMISGLKHPNLVKLYGCCIEGDQLLLVYEYMENNSLARALFGAETCALMLDWPTRFKICVGIARGLAFLHEGSVIRIVHRDIKGTNVLLDKDLNAKISDFGLAKLSEAENTHISTRVAGTIGYMAPEYALWGYLTDKADVYSFGVVALEIVSGRSNSSYNPTNESVCLLDWAFVLQKRGNLMALVDPKLRSEFNKEEAEKMMKVALLCANASPSLRPSMPAVVSMLEGQTSIQEVISDPSIYGDGSQFKHLKYDHFQQVSDQSCSTQDHVFSSDKTWNVSTSTSAPDLYPPSPESMY from the exons ATGGCGGTCACGGTCAGCTTTCTCAGCTCTACAGTTACTTTGCTGGCACCAAATGAGTCACGTCCAGAAGAAG AATCTGGAACGGGAAGCAAGATTACTGTTATGCCCGTAATTGTCGCTTCAGCTATAGtcctttttttcttggtaaTGGGTATCATTTGTTGGAAATTCTATTTTCAAGACAAGTACAAGAGAGAACGAGGTACATTGAAATCAACAATTTGGGCTCTGATTAATGGACACCGCAACGCCTTGACGGTGGCTAGTGGAGGAGGAGTGTGCGCTCCAAAACCAGAACTACAAGATG ATCTCATGGGGCTTGATCTGAAAACTGGTTCGTTCACTCTGAGGCAGCTAGGAGCTGCCACAAACAATTTTGATTCTGCAAACAAGATTGGAGAGGGTGGTTTTGGGTCCGTGTACAAG GGTGAGTTATCAGACGGGACTGTTATTGCTGTTAAGCAGCTATCTCCTAAATCCAGGCAAGGAAACCGTGAATTTGTGAATGAAATAGGCATGATATCTGGTTTAAAGCATCCCAATCTTGTAAAGCTTTATGGATGCTGCATTGAAGGAGACCAGTTGCTGCTTGTATACGAGTACATGGAAAACAATTCCCTTGCTCGCGCACTGTTTG GTGCAGAAACATGTGCTCTTATGTTGGATTGGCCAACAAGATTTAAGATATGTGTTGGGATAGCCAGAGGCTTGGCGTTTCTCCATGAAGGATCAGTAATCAGGATTGTTCACCGAGACATCAAAGGTACAAATGTGTTGCTGGACAAGGATCTAAACGCCAAGATATCAGACTTTGGACTAGCTAAGCTCAGTGAAGCGGAGAACACTCACATTAGCACTCGAGTTGCTGGAACTAT AGGATACATGGCTCCAGAATATGCACTGTGGGGTTATTTAACAGACAAGGCAGATGTTTACAGTTTTGGGGTTGTTGCTTTAGAAATTGTCAGTGGAAGAAGCAATTCAAGTTACAATCCAACAAACGAAAGCGTTTGTCTTCTTGACTGG GCATTTGTGTTGCAAAAAAGAGGGAATTTAATGGCGCTGGTGGACCCAAAGCTGCGGTCTGAATTCAACAAGGAAGAGGCTGAAAAGATGATGAAGGTGGCTCTCTTATGCGCCAATGCATCTCCATCTCTAAGGCCTTCAATGCCAGCAGTGGTGAGTATGCTTGAAGGACAGACCAGCATCCAGGAAGTGATCTCAGATCCTAGCATATACGGTGATGGTTCTCAATTTAAACACCTCAAATATGACCACTTTCAACAGGTTTCAGACCAGAGCTGCAGCACCCAAGACCACGTTTTTTCATCTGATAAAACATGGAATGTATCCACCTCCACGTCTGCCCCTGATCTTTACCCACCCAGCCCTGAGTCCATGTATTGA